In Clostridium swellfunianum, a genomic segment contains:
- a CDS encoding PrkA family serine protein kinase produces the protein MNFKDLIENDREQQRKNKFEGTLLDYLEILKTEPDLAKLAHKRMHDIIIEKSFDVLKPEENPRIRKIYGNDIIKRYNFFKEDFFGIDKILMKIVNYFNAAAMKGEESRQVLYLVGPVGAGKSSLVEALKKALESSPPIYSIKNCPMAEEPLHLIPKHLRKNFEDALGVQIEGDLCPICRYRLKNEYNGEFEKVPVVTNTFSIRSRKGIGVVPPVDPNNQDTSILTGSVDISKMDMYPEDDPRIFSLNGAFNVGNRGMVEFIEVFKNDVEYLHTIITATQEKSVPSPGKGSMIYFDGVIVAHSNEAEWNKFKSDHTNEAILDRIVKVEVPYCLELNEEIKIYEKILKKSDFKAHIAPHTIETAAMFAVLSRLTPSAKADPMTKLKIYNGEEIVEKGTTKKIDISELREEAGMREGMSGISTRFVIKSIDHALSNSEHNCINPLSIMESIIRSIRELDIAEDDKKRYLGFVQDSIRKEYNKTLEKEITKAFIHSYREQAESLFNNYIDNAEAYVNKTKLKDKSTGEELQPDEKFMRSIEEQIGVSENSAKGFRTDVTSYMFYVVRKGGIIDYSSYEPLREAIEKKLMASVKELSRIVTKSRVRDKDQESKYNIMVEEMKSNGYCEHCCDVVLKYAANNLWKD, from the coding sequence ATGAACTTTAAAGACTTAATAGAAAATGATCGTGAGCAGCAGAGAAAAAATAAATTTGAAGGGACCTTGCTTGACTACCTTGAAATTTTAAAAACTGAACCGGATTTGGCTAAATTAGCGCACAAGAGAATGCATGATATTATAATTGAGAAGAGTTTTGATGTATTGAAACCTGAAGAAAATCCTAGAATTAGAAAGATATACGGAAATGATATAATTAAACGCTATAACTTCTTTAAAGAAGATTTCTTTGGTATTGATAAGATACTTATGAAGATAGTCAATTATTTTAATGCTGCAGCAATGAAGGGTGAAGAGTCTAGACAGGTTTTATATTTAGTAGGACCTGTCGGCGCTGGTAAGTCCTCTTTAGTTGAAGCTCTGAAAAAGGCATTAGAATCTTCACCACCTATTTATTCTATCAAGAATTGTCCTATGGCGGAAGAACCTCTTCACTTAATTCCAAAACATCTTAGAAAGAACTTTGAAGATGCATTAGGAGTACAAATTGAAGGAGACTTGTGCCCGATTTGCAGGTATAGACTTAAAAATGAGTATAACGGTGAATTTGAGAAAGTGCCAGTAGTAACCAATACCTTCTCAATTAGATCGAGAAAAGGCATTGGAGTTGTTCCGCCAGTTGATCCCAATAACCAGGATACATCAATTCTTACTGGAAGCGTAGACATTAGTAAAATGGATATGTATCCAGAGGATGATCCGAGAATTTTCTCTCTGAACGGTGCCTTTAATGTAGGAAACAGGGGCATGGTGGAGTTTATTGAAGTATTCAAAAATGATGTAGAGTATTTGCATACCATAATAACAGCAACTCAAGAAAAATCGGTTCCTTCACCTGGAAAGGGCTCTATGATTTACTTTGACGGTGTAATTGTAGCTCATTCTAACGAAGCCGAATGGAACAAATTCAAGTCAGATCACACCAATGAAGCAATTCTAGATAGAATAGTAAAAGTAGAAGTCCCTTACTGCCTAGAGCTAAATGAAGAAATTAAGATATATGAAAAGATTTTAAAGAAGAGTGATTTCAAGGCTCATATTGCTCCCCATACTATCGAAACTGCAGCAATGTTTGCAGTACTTTCAAGACTTACTCCTTCAGCTAAGGCTGACCCTATGACTAAGCTTAAAATATATAATGGTGAAGAAATAGTGGAAAAGGGTACTACTAAAAAAATAGATATATCAGAACTTCGAGAAGAAGCAGGAATGAGAGAAGGCATGTCTGGAATATCTACCAGATTTGTTATTAAGTCAATAGACCATGCCCTTTCGAACTCGGAGCATAACTGTATAAATCCATTAAGTATTATGGAAAGCATTATTAGATCAATTAGAGAGCTCGATATTGCAGAGGATGACAAAAAGAGGTATCTTGGCTTTGTTCAAGACAGTATTAGAAAAGAATACAATAAAACGCTTGAGAAGGAAATTACAAAGGCCTTTATACACAGCTACAGGGAGCAGGCTGAGAGTTTGTTTAACAACTATATAGACAATGCTGAAGCCTATGTGAATAAAACTAAGTTAAAGGATAAATCTACAGGTGAAGAGCTTCAGCCAGATGAAAAATTTATGCGTTCCATTGAAGAACAGATTGGAGTTTCAGAAAACTCTGCAAAAGGTTTCAGAACTGATGTAACTTCCTATATGTTCTATGTAGTTAGAAAGGGCGGAATTATTGATTACAGTTCCTATGAACCATTAAGAGAAGCTATAGAAAAGAAACTTATGGCTTCAGTTAAGGAACTGTCAAGGATTGTAACTAAGTCAAGAGTTAGAGATAAAGATCAAGAATCAAAGTATAACATTATGGTTGAGGAAATGAAATCTAACGGTTACTGCGAGCACTGCTGTGATGTTGTGCTTAAGTATGCAGCTAATAATCTATGGAAGGATTGA
- the yhbH gene encoding sporulation protein YhbH produces MAIFKEYSPADHDRSIEDRRRHKQLVEKSIRDNLGDILSEESIIGEGKNKKIKIPIRGLKEYQFIYGKNVPGVGSGDGSEKRGDKIGADRSQQGKGSGSAGNEEGDDVYETEVSIDEVLNYLMEDLELPDLDKKKFSEVLSENATKRSGYQRHGINPRLAKKRTVVEKLKRKQGKKRALKELNEYVKVERFPFKEDDLRYYRVKKTKKREFNAAIICIMDTSGSMDNTKKYLARSFFFVLSRFIRMKYTNVEIVFISHSTTAKEVNENEFFHKVESGGTYISSGYVKALEIIEARYNPSVWNIYTFNVSDGDNWSEDNERAIKSAKELTHKCNMVGYVEIMAGYYNAGLKEKLIKEIENTKFVAVTIKQKQDLWGALKGILKKDIKEAW; encoded by the coding sequence ATGGCTATCTTTAAGGAATATAGTCCGGCAGATCATGACAGGTCCATAGAGGATAGAAGAAGACATAAACAGCTTGTAGAAAAATCTATCAGAGATAATCTTGGCGATATATTATCTGAAGAAAGCATTATAGGCGAAGGTAAAAATAAAAAAATAAAGATACCAATAAGAGGGCTTAAGGAATATCAGTTTATATATGGTAAAAATGTACCTGGTGTAGGAAGCGGCGATGGTTCGGAAAAAAGAGGAGACAAAATAGGTGCGGATAGAAGCCAGCAGGGGAAGGGAAGCGGAAGCGCAGGAAATGAGGAAGGAGACGATGTCTACGAGACTGAGGTTTCTATAGATGAAGTACTCAACTATCTTATGGAAGATTTGGAACTTCCTGACCTTGATAAAAAGAAATTTTCTGAAGTACTTTCAGAAAATGCAACCAAAAGATCAGGTTATCAAAGACATGGCATAAATCCTAGACTTGCTAAAAAGAGAACTGTCGTTGAAAAACTTAAAAGAAAGCAAGGTAAAAAAAGAGCACTTAAGGAGCTAAATGAATATGTGAAGGTTGAGAGATTTCCATTTAAAGAGGATGACTTAAGATACTACAGAGTTAAAAAGACAAAGAAGAGAGAATTTAATGCTGCAATAATTTGTATAATGGATACTTCGGGTTCTATGGACAATACTAAAAAGTATTTGGCTCGCTCTTTCTTCTTCGTGTTATCCAGATTTATAAGAATGAAGTATACTAATGTGGAAATTGTTTTTATAAGCCATTCTACTACTGCTAAAGAGGTTAATGAAAATGAATTTTTTCACAAGGTAGAATCTGGAGGAACTTATATATCAAGCGGATATGTGAAAGCACTTGAAATTATTGAGGCACGATACAACCCAAGCGTTTGGAATATTTATACTTTCAATGTTAGCGATGGAGACAACTGGTCTGAGGATAATGAAAGAGCAATAAAGTCTGCCAAGGAACTCACACATAAATGCAATATGGTAGGCTATGTAGAAATTATGGCTGGCTATTATAATGCAGGATTAAAAGAGAAGCTTATAAAGGAAATTGAAAACACAAAGTTTGTGGCTGTAACTATAAAACAGAAGCAGGATTTATGGGGAGCCTTGAAAGGGATTTTAAAGAAGGATATAAAGGAAGCATGGTGA
- a CDS encoding SpoVR family protein, giving the protein MEWFVKDLEDWNEKIEALTKKLGLDYYDQEFELIGYQDMLGYEAYVGMPSRYPHWSFGKAYEKNRTLYKYNLTGLPYEMVINSNPCLAYLMKENTLLLQILTIAHVYGHNDFFKNNRLFKEGTEADYTIEMFKRNADKIRNYINDPSIGYDKVERILNAAHAIKLQISRVAGEKEISDGAIVNELMAEYHEKLENRNILEPYKTPPMPDITRIPLRPDDDVIHFILKHGNLEEWEKNVLEIVREETLYFIPQIETKIMNEGWASYWHYTILNELDLPASLHLEFIKRHNDVVAPWRGGLNPYYLGFKMFQDIERRFGREKIFEVRELERDASFLRRYLTQELCEELHLFEYVKKGDSYFVEEVSDDMGFENIRNVLSSSCGMGMVPVIQVIDMNPKTRVLMLEHVFDGRELNLDYAEATLKHVQELWGHNVILSTRIAGKDLKITCNDNKVIVKV; this is encoded by the coding sequence ATGGAGTGGTTTGTTAAAGACTTAGAGGACTGGAATGAGAAGATAGAAGCTTTGACTAAGAAATTGGGTCTTGATTATTATGATCAGGAATTTGAGTTAATTGGTTATCAGGATATGCTAGGCTATGAAGCTTATGTGGGGATGCCTTCAAGGTATCCTCATTGGAGCTTTGGAAAAGCTTATGAAAAGAATAGAACGCTTTATAAGTATAATCTGACGGGACTTCCTTATGAGATGGTTATAAACTCTAATCCATGTCTTGCTTATTTGATGAAGGAAAATACTTTATTGCTTCAGATTTTAACTATAGCGCACGTATATGGACATAATGATTTTTTTAAAAACAACAGGCTTTTTAAGGAAGGTACTGAAGCAGATTATACAATTGAAATGTTCAAAAGAAATGCAGATAAAATTAGAAATTATATTAACGATCCAAGTATAGGCTATGATAAAGTAGAAAGAATTTTAAATGCAGCCCATGCTATAAAGCTTCAAATATCAAGAGTTGCTGGAGAGAAAGAGATTTCAGATGGAGCTATTGTCAATGAGCTTATGGCTGAGTATCATGAGAAACTTGAGAATAGGAATATTCTTGAACCGTATAAAACTCCGCCTATGCCTGATATAACTAGAATTCCACTTAGACCTGATGATGATGTAATTCATTTTATATTAAAACATGGAAATCTTGAAGAATGGGAAAAGAATGTGCTTGAAATAGTAAGGGAAGAAACCTTGTACTTTATACCTCAAATAGAGACAAAGATAATGAATGAAGGATGGGCAAGTTATTGGCACTATACAATCCTAAATGAACTTGATCTACCTGCTTCACTTCACCTGGAATTTATAAAAAGGCATAATGATGTTGTTGCACCTTGGAGAGGTGGCCTAAATCCTTATTATCTCGGCTTCAAGATGTTTCAAGATATTGAAAGACGTTTTGGAAGGGAAAAAATTTTTGAGGTTAGGGAACTTGAAAGGGATGCCTCCTTCCTAAGAAGGTATCTAACACAGGAGCTTTGCGAGGAACTACACTTGTTCGAATATGTAAAAAAGGGAGACAGCTACTTCGTTGAGGAAGTTTCAGATGATATGGGCTTTGAGAATATAAGAAATGTGTTGAGCTCAAGCTGCGGCATGGGTATGGTACCTGTTATTCAGGTTATAGACATGAACCCAAAAACTAGAGTGCTTATGCTGGAACATGTTTTTGACGGAAGAGAATTGAACCTTGATTATGCAGAGGCTACTTTAAAGCATGTTCAAGAGCTTTGGGGACACAATGTGATACTTAGTACAAGGATAGCTGGAAAAGACTTAAAGATAACCTGCAATGATAATAAAGTAATAGTTAAGGTATAG
- a CDS encoding CvfB family protein: MVNIGDYNKLKIARKTDFGWFLDAGTGSTKDDILLPNSNALDEELTIGHEIEVFIYRDSKDRLVATLKKPLAKVGDLAYLKVVSNTKIGSFVNFGLEKDILVPLKEKLYGLKEGTKYLFYIYLDKTERIAATTDIDRYLDTEHQYKIGDTVTGTVYGFQTNKSVMIAVDNLHKGVILHNEYFTELNHGDVLELTINKIYEDGKLGLTTRKSAKDEVTALQQTILDYLKTNNGSMPFNDKSHPEDIYETFHISKNYFKQALGGLMKKNLIAQDINGTKLK; this comes from the coding sequence TTGGTAAATATAGGTGATTACAATAAGCTTAAGATCGCTAGAAAAACTGATTTTGGATGGTTCTTAGATGCTGGTACTGGAAGCACTAAAGACGATATACTTCTTCCAAATAGTAACGCTTTAGATGAGGAGCTGACTATTGGCCACGAAATAGAAGTATTTATTTACAGAGATTCTAAGGACAGATTAGTTGCTACTTTAAAGAAACCTCTTGCAAAGGTAGGCGATTTAGCCTATCTGAAAGTTGTCTCTAACACTAAGATTGGAAGTTTTGTTAACTTTGGTTTGGAAAAGGATATATTAGTTCCTCTTAAAGAAAAGCTATACGGACTAAAGGAAGGAACCAAATATCTGTTTTATATCTATTTAGACAAGACCGAAAGAATAGCTGCTACAACAGATATAGACAGATACTTAGACACTGAGCATCAATATAAGATTGGAGATACAGTAACTGGAACTGTGTATGGCTTTCAAACAAATAAGAGTGTTATGATCGCTGTAGATAATCTACATAAAGGTGTTATACTGCATAATGAATATTTTACAGAGCTAAATCACGGAGATGTCTTAGAATTAACTATAAACAAGATTTATGAGGACGGAAAACTTGGCCTAACTACACGAAAATCAGCTAAGGATGAAGTTACTGCCCTTCAACAGACCATATTGGATTATTTAAAAACCAATAATGGTTCAATGCCTTTTAATGATAAAAGTCATCCGGAAGACATATACGAAACCTTCCACATAAGTAAAAACTATTTTAAGCAGGCTCTTGGCGGGCTGATGAAAAAGAATTTAATAGCTCAAGACATAAATGGAACTAAATTAAAATAA